The following proteins are co-located in the Oncorhynchus gorbuscha isolate QuinsamMale2020 ecotype Even-year linkage group LG22, OgorEven_v1.0, whole genome shotgun sequence genome:
- the LOC124009955 gene encoding elongation of very long chain fatty acids protein 4-like, whose amino-acid sequence MVRWFATIRSAICAFRSMSAAYERLGMATTWQKILLFYQGVLDNGDKRTDSWLLVYSPVPITCIFLCYLLLIWVGPKLMAQRQPVNLKPVLIMYNFAMVCLSAYMFYEFTASSWLANYSILCQPVDYNTSPLAMRMAKVCWWFYFSKVIELSDTLFFILRKKNSQLTFLHVYHHGTMIFNWWAGVKYVAGGQSFLIGLINSLVHVVMYLYYGLAAMGPHMQQYLWWKRYLTSLQLLQFFIVTIHTSYNLFTDCDFPDSMNAVVFAYSLSLIVLFRNFYYQSYLTKKSKQT is encoded by the exons ATGGTTAGATGGTTTGCGACCATCAGATCTGCAATTTGTGCATTCCGGTCGATGAGTGCAGCCTACGAA CGTTTAGGGATGGCCACAACATGGCAGAAAATCCTACTGTTCTACCAAGGGGTGCTAGATAATGGAG ACAAAAGAACTGACAGCTGGTTGCTGGTGTACTCACCTGTGCCAATCACTTGCATCTTCCTGTGCTACCTGCTCCTCATATGGGTGGGCCCCAAGCTGATGGCTCAGAGGCAGCCAGTCAACCTCAAGCCTGTGCTCATCATGTACAACTTTGCTatggtctgcctgtctgcctataTGTTCTATGAG TTCACAGCGTCATCCTGGTTGGCAAACTATAGTATATTATGTCAGCCTGTGGACTACAACACCAGCCCACTGGCAATGCGG ATGGCCAAGGTCTGCTGGTGGTTCTACTTCTCCAAAGTCATCGAGCTCAGTGATACT CTTTTCTTCATCCTGAGGAAGAAGAACAGTCAGCTGACGTTCCTGCATGTCTACCACCACGGCACCATGATCTTCAACTGGTGGGCTGGGGTCAAATACGTGGCAGGAGGCCAGT ccTTCCTTATAGGCCTTATCAACTCATTGGTGCACGTGGTGATGTATCTATACTATGGGCTGGCAGCGATGGGGCCTCACATGCAGCAGTATCTGTGGTGGAAGCGCTACCTCACTTCCCTGCAGCTG CTCCAGTTCTTCATAGTGACCATCCACACCAGCTACAACCTGTTCACTGACTGCGACTTCCCAGACTCCATGAATGCTGTGGTGTTTGCCTACTCCCTCAGCCTCATCGTACTCTTCAGAAACTTCTACTATCAGAGCTACCTCACCAAGAAGAGCAAACAGACATGA
- the LOC124009628 gene encoding target of EGR1 protein 1-like isoform X2, whose translation MTSSMIVPVIDVQNDNFKELWPAMVLAIKTASFIALDTELSGLGSRKALLAECIEDRYKAICNAARTRSILSLGFACFKKLENKDDDTYLVQVYNLTLLCSEEYVIEPQSVQFLVQHGFDFNKQYAEGVPYLKGNDKGGDSNGINMRMLFVELLRARKPLVLHNGLIDMVFLYQCFYAHLPDKLGTFTADLSQMFPAGIYDTKYATEYELRFAASYLEYAYKKCKLDNMKSLEVGGNGHHLFLEFCKYSGHLSSYVDFRPCLAGSSLEGPLNVCQRFSAYGWCPNGSQCPLSHDTDLIIQHDEKNQVEKKKKRKRKRKNSSQGNVDIEGASENKQVHMELKDGEQGPDQLIPDSKPPPATEQVDGTPVQGSESGEKMVTEKVEEGNGVAEPQAVSADQEIKTDKEKVEGNGVAEQEIKTDKEKVEGNDVSEPLATSDAAKKEKSKRKKLEGGSHRAGFDAFMTGYIFSYAATLTERVGEPPCSESWLPECLNKVYLSGKSVPMHIVKSTFSKSSKAHMHKMDIVWGKSFSSSVASKAEGTV comes from the exons aTGACATCCTCCATGATAGTCCCTGTTATTGATGTGCAAAATGATAATTTCAAAGAACTGTGGCCTGCTATGGTCCTTGCAATCAAGACAGCCTCCTTCATTGCACTGGATACA GAATTGAGTGGGCTTGGAAGCAGAAAAGCTCTGCTGGCAGA ATGCATAGAGGACCGTTACAAAGCCATATGCAATGCAGCTCGCACACGCTCCATTCTCTCCCTTGGGTTTGCTTGCTTTAAGAAACTTGAAAACAAG GATGATGATACGTACCTTGTTCAGGTGTACAACTTGACGTTGCTCTGCAGTGAGGAGTATGTAATTGAACCACAATCTGTGCAGTTCCTGGTGCAACATGGATTTGACTTCAACAAACAATATGCTGAGGGTGTCCCTTATCTCAAGGGCAATGACAAG GGAGGGGATTCCAATGGAATAAACATGCGGATGCTGTTTGTGGAACTCCTGCGTGCTCGCAAGCCATTGGTTCTACACAATGGCTTAATCGACATGGTGTTCCTGTATCAGTGCTTCTATGCCCACCTGCCAGATAAACTTGGCACTTTCACTGCTGACCTGTCCCAGATGTTCCCAGCTGGGATATATGACACAAAGTACGCCACAGAGTATGAGCTGCGCTTTGCTGCCTCTTACCTGGAGTATGCCTACAAGAAATG TAAATTGGACAACATGAAGTCTCTTGAGGTTGGTGGTAATGGGCACCATCTGTTCCTGGAGTTCTGCAAATACTCAGGCCACCTGTCCAGCTATGTGGACTTCAGGCCCTGCCTGGCCGGGTCTAGCCTGGAGGGACCGCTGAATGTCTGCCAGCGTTTCTCT GCTTACGGTTGGTGCCCCAATGGGTCACAGTGTCCCTTGTCACATGACACTGACCTCATCATCCAGCACGATGAAAAAAACCAGGTGGAAAAGAAAAAGAAACGGAAGAGGAAAAGAAAAAACTCTTCTCAGGGAAACGTGGACATTGAAGGTGCCTCTGAGAATAAGCAGGTCCAtatggagctgaaggatggagaGCAGGGCCCGGACCAGTTGATCCCTGACAGCAAACCTCCCCCCGCCACAGAGCAGGTAGATGGGACTCCGGTACAGGGGTCAGAGAGCGGTGAGAAAATGGTAACCGAGAAGGTAGAGGAAGGCAACGGAGTCGCAGAGCCACAGGCTGTGTCTGCAGATCAAGAAATTAAGACTGACAAAGAAAAG GTGGAAGGCAACGGAGTCGCAGAGCAAGAAATTAAGACTGACAAAGAAAAGGTGGAAGGCAATGATGTGTCAGAGCCTCTGGCCACATCTGATGCAGCGAAGAAAGAAAAGTCCAAGAGGAAGAAGCTGGAAGGAGGTTCCCACCGGGCAGGGTTCGATGCATTCATGACCGGCTACATCTTCTCCTATGCCgccactctgacagagagagtgggtgagCCACCGTGTTCAGAGTCCTGGCTCCCTGAGTGCCTGAACAAAGTTTACCTCAGTGGCAAATCTGTCCCGATGCATATTGTCAAGAGCACCTTCTCCAAGTCCTCCAAGGCTCACATGCACAAGATGGACATTGTGTGGGGAAAAAGCTTTTCTAGCAGTGTGGCAAGCAAAGCAGAGGGAACTGTATAA
- the LOC124009800 gene encoding selenoprotein Pb-like has product MMQGLLTLWLCAALPGLLCASPLLVEGDNDASKICKPAPHWEIKGHGAPMKELLGNVVVLALLKASUHFCRTQASKLGGLRDKLLRSNLTDVSFLIVNEREAQSRAMYWELKRRAPPGIPVYQQAPLQDDVWEALDGDKDDFLVYDRCGRLTFHIVLPYSFLHYPYIEAAVRATYHKDICGNCTVDSNTTSSAGWNSTQRNETLSSSEMRVDETDTTVRSIDVDPVSHPVPSDGPQMSSEGGGNMSHIHHQYPHHHQQQQHQHHHNHGSDADK; this is encoded by the exons ATGATGCAGGGTCTCTTGACTCTGTGGCTGTGTGCTGCTCTGCCAGGGCTCCTATGCGCATCGCCTCTGTTAGTAGAAGGGGACAATGATGCCTCCAAGATCTGCAAGCCTGCACCGCACTGGGAGATCAAGGGCCATGGGGCCCCCATGAAGGAGCTGCTGGGAAATGTAGTTGTTCTGGCTCTGCTGAAAGCAAGCTGACACTTCTGCCGCACGCAGGCCTCCAA ACTAGGAGGCCTGCGTGACAAGCTGCTCCGCAGCAACCTGACAGATGTTTCGTTCCTCATCGTGAACGAGAGGGAGGCCCAGTCCAGAGCCATGTACTGGGAGCTGAAGAGGAGGGCCCCCCCGGGCATCCCTGTCTACCAACAGGCCCCGCTACAGGACGACGTCTGGGAGGCCTTGGATGGAGACAAGGATGACTTCCTGGTATATGACAG ATGTGGGAGACTGACGTTCCACATAGTCCTACCCTACAGCTTCCTCCACTACCCCTACATAGAGGCAGCGGTCAGAGCCACCTACCACAAGGACATCTGTGGCAACTGCACC gtggactccaacacAACCTCCTCAGCTGGGTGGAACAGCACTCAGAGAAACGAGACACTGAGCAGTTCAGAGATGCGTGTTGACGAGACAGACACTACAGTGAGGTCTATTGATGTCGATCCCGTCAGCCACCCAGTTCCAAGTGATGGACCCCAGATGTCGTCTGAGGGGGGTGGTAACATGTCACACATACATCATCagtacccccaccaccaccagcagcagcagcatcagcacCACCACAATCATGGGTCAGATGCAGATAAATAA
- the LOC124009629 gene encoding THAP domain-containing protein 2-like isoform X1 yields the protein MGGCSAPNCSNSTTIGKQLFRFPKEPIRKNKWLVNCRRNFVPTPHSRLCQDHFELSQFEEIARSPAGGKKLKPNAIPTLFSVKNPPYPITPQIVLPFKPEPVERDLNVGDHGYARRQPTLGMEEDADELHKAEERPCTHCQPYKTLLEQEIQHTARLQKEAEEMKKRMFKLDRIERGLQTFLYEDQIRALTLTKRSRRAVWSHETVLKARKIRCAVGAKGYEFLRELGYPLPSYRTLCNRLEEKIMVTTAMGCDELAELGLGIISTCDSPEGDGDNEEAFIGVMS from the exons ATGGGTGGGTGTTCCGCTCCAAATTGCTCAAACTCAACAACCATTGGGAAGCAACTATTTCGTTTTCCAAAAGAGCCTATACGCAAGAATAAATGGCTTGTAAACTGCCGGCGTAATTTTGTACCAACTCCACATTCCAGACTGTGCCAG GACCATTTTGAGCTGAGTCAGTTTGAAGAAATAGCCAGGTCGCCAGCAGGGGGAAAGAAGCTGAAACCAAACGCTATCCCCACTCTTTTCAGTGTGAAAAATCCACCTTATCCCATCACCCCACAGATAGTGCTACCTTTCAAACCAGAGCCAG TAGAGAGAGATCTGAATGTGGGGGATCATGGATATGCACGGCGGCAACCAACTCTGGGCATGGAGGAAGATGCTGATGAACTACACAAGGCAGAGGAACGTCCCTGCACCCATTGTCAACCTTACAAAACCCTGCTGGAACAAGAAATTCAACACACTGCCAGACTTCAGAAAGAG GCTGAGGAAATGAAGAAGAGGATGTTCAAACTGGACAGAATAGAGAGGGGCCTCCAGACATTTCTGTATGAAGACCAGATCcgtgccctgaccctgaccaagCGTTCCCGGAGAGCTGTGTGGTCCCACGAGACAGTGCTGAAGGCTCGTAAAATCCGATGTGCAGTCGGTGCCAAGGGTTATGAATTCCTTCGGGAGTTAGGCTACCCTTTGCCCTCTTATAGAACTTTATGCAACCGCCTGGAGGAAAAAATCATGGTGACGACAGCCATGGGCTGTGATGAGCTTGCAGAGCTTGGTCTAGGAATCATATCTACATGTGACAGTCCAGAGGGAGATGGGGACAATGAGGAGGCTTTCATTGGAGTGATGTCATGA
- the LOC124009628 gene encoding target of EGR1 protein 1-like isoform X1, whose amino-acid sequence MTSSMIVPVIDVQNDNFKELWPAMVLAIKTASFIALDTELSGLGSRKALLAECIEDRYKAICNAARTRSILSLGFACFKKLENKDDDTYLVQVYNLTLLCSEEYVIEPQSVQFLVQHGFDFNKQYAEGVPYLKGNDKGGDSNGINMRMLFVELLRARKPLVLHNGLIDMVFLYQCFYAHLPDKLGTFTADLSQMFPAGIYDTKYATEYELRFAASYLEYAYKKCKLDNMKSLEVGGNGHHLFLEFCKYSGHLSSYVDFRPCLAGSSLEGPLNVCQRFSAYGWCPNGSQCPLSHDTDLIIQHDEKNQVEKKKKRKRKRKNSSQGNVDIEGASENKQVHMELKDGEQGPDQLIPDSKPPPATEQVDGTPVQGSESGEKMVTEKVEEGNGVAEPQAVSADQEIKTDKEKVEGNGVAEQEIKTDKEKVEGNGVAEQEIKTDKEKVEGNDVSEPLATSDAAKKEKSKRKKLEGGSHRAGFDAFMTGYIFSYAATLTERVGEPPCSESWLPECLNKVYLSGKSVPMHIVKSTFSKSSKAHMHKMDIVWGKSFSSSVASKAEGTV is encoded by the exons aTGACATCCTCCATGATAGTCCCTGTTATTGATGTGCAAAATGATAATTTCAAAGAACTGTGGCCTGCTATGGTCCTTGCAATCAAGACAGCCTCCTTCATTGCACTGGATACA GAATTGAGTGGGCTTGGAAGCAGAAAAGCTCTGCTGGCAGA ATGCATAGAGGACCGTTACAAAGCCATATGCAATGCAGCTCGCACACGCTCCATTCTCTCCCTTGGGTTTGCTTGCTTTAAGAAACTTGAAAACAAG GATGATGATACGTACCTTGTTCAGGTGTACAACTTGACGTTGCTCTGCAGTGAGGAGTATGTAATTGAACCACAATCTGTGCAGTTCCTGGTGCAACATGGATTTGACTTCAACAAACAATATGCTGAGGGTGTCCCTTATCTCAAGGGCAATGACAAG GGAGGGGATTCCAATGGAATAAACATGCGGATGCTGTTTGTGGAACTCCTGCGTGCTCGCAAGCCATTGGTTCTACACAATGGCTTAATCGACATGGTGTTCCTGTATCAGTGCTTCTATGCCCACCTGCCAGATAAACTTGGCACTTTCACTGCTGACCTGTCCCAGATGTTCCCAGCTGGGATATATGACACAAAGTACGCCACAGAGTATGAGCTGCGCTTTGCTGCCTCTTACCTGGAGTATGCCTACAAGAAATG TAAATTGGACAACATGAAGTCTCTTGAGGTTGGTGGTAATGGGCACCATCTGTTCCTGGAGTTCTGCAAATACTCAGGCCACCTGTCCAGCTATGTGGACTTCAGGCCCTGCCTGGCCGGGTCTAGCCTGGAGGGACCGCTGAATGTCTGCCAGCGTTTCTCT GCTTACGGTTGGTGCCCCAATGGGTCACAGTGTCCCTTGTCACATGACACTGACCTCATCATCCAGCACGATGAAAAAAACCAGGTGGAAAAGAAAAAGAAACGGAAGAGGAAAAGAAAAAACTCTTCTCAGGGAAACGTGGACATTGAAGGTGCCTCTGAGAATAAGCAGGTCCAtatggagctgaaggatggagaGCAGGGCCCGGACCAGTTGATCCCTGACAGCAAACCTCCCCCCGCCACAGAGCAGGTAGATGGGACTCCGGTACAGGGGTCAGAGAGCGGTGAGAAAATGGTAACCGAGAAGGTAGAGGAAGGCAACGGAGTCGCAGAGCCACAGGCTGTGTCTGCAGATCAAGAAATTAAGACTGACAAAGAAAAGGTGGAAGGCAACGGAGTCGCAGAGCAAGAAATTAAGACTGACAAAGAAAAGGTGGAAGGCAACGGAGTCGCAGAGCAAGAAATTAAGACTGACAAAGAAAAGGTGGAAGGCAATGATGTGTCAGAGCCTCTGGCCACATCTGATGCAGCGAAGAAAGAAAAGTCCAAGAGGAAGAAGCTGGAAGGAGGTTCCCACCGGGCAGGGTTCGATGCATTCATGACCGGCTACATCTTCTCCTATGCCgccactctgacagagagagtgggtgagCCACCGTGTTCAGAGTCCTGGCTCCCTGAGTGCCTGAACAAAGTTTACCTCAGTGGCAAATCTGTCCCGATGCATATTGTCAAGAGCACCTTCTCCAAGTCCTCCAAGGCTCACATGCACAAGATGGACATTGTGTGGGGAAAAAGCTTTTCTAGCAGTGTGGCAAGCAAAGCAGAGGGAACTGTATAA
- the LOC124009629 gene encoding THAP domain-containing protein 1-like isoform X2 produces the protein MGGCSAPNCSNSTTIGKQLFRFPKEPIRKNKWLVNCRRNFVPTPHSRLCQDHFELSQFEEIARSPAGGKKLKPNAIPTLFSVKNPPYPITPQIVLPFKPEPERDLNVGDHGYARRQPTLGMEEDADELHKAEERPCTHCQPYKTLLEQEIQHTARLQKEAEEMKKRMFKLDRIERGLQTFLYEDQIRALTLTKRSRRAVWSHETVLKARKIRCAVGAKGYEFLRELGYPLPSYRTLCNRLEEKIMVTTAMGCDELAELGLGIISTCDSPEGDGDNEEAFIGVMS, from the exons ATGGGTGGGTGTTCCGCTCCAAATTGCTCAAACTCAACAACCATTGGGAAGCAACTATTTCGTTTTCCAAAAGAGCCTATACGCAAGAATAAATGGCTTGTAAACTGCCGGCGTAATTTTGTACCAACTCCACATTCCAGACTGTGCCAG GACCATTTTGAGCTGAGTCAGTTTGAAGAAATAGCCAGGTCGCCAGCAGGGGGAAAGAAGCTGAAACCAAACGCTATCCCCACTCTTTTCAGTGTGAAAAATCCACCTTATCCCATCACCCCACAGATAGTGCTACCTTTCAAACCAGAGCCAG AGAGAGATCTGAATGTGGGGGATCATGGATATGCACGGCGGCAACCAACTCTGGGCATGGAGGAAGATGCTGATGAACTACACAAGGCAGAGGAACGTCCCTGCACCCATTGTCAACCTTACAAAACCCTGCTGGAACAAGAAATTCAACACACTGCCAGACTTCAGAAAGAG GCTGAGGAAATGAAGAAGAGGATGTTCAAACTGGACAGAATAGAGAGGGGCCTCCAGACATTTCTGTATGAAGACCAGATCcgtgccctgaccctgaccaagCGTTCCCGGAGAGCTGTGTGGTCCCACGAGACAGTGCTGAAGGCTCGTAAAATCCGATGTGCAGTCGGTGCCAAGGGTTATGAATTCCTTCGGGAGTTAGGCTACCCTTTGCCCTCTTATAGAACTTTATGCAACCGCCTGGAGGAAAAAATCATGGTGACGACAGCCATGGGCTGTGATGAGCTTGCAGAGCTTGGTCTAGGAATCATATCTACATGTGACAGTCCAGAGGGAGATGGGGACAATGAGGAGGCTTTCATTGGAGTGATGTCATGA